The window AAGACCGAAGGCTACCGTACCCAGCACGGTCGGGCCTGCGATACGCGCCACCACGATACTGGCAAAGATCTGTACGATCTGCACCACTACTGTTGTGCCATAGCCCAGGATCAGCTTCTGCGCCAGCATATCTCTAATTCCCCAGACCGGTATTTTCCGACAGGCATGCTACCGGTATGCTGGATAGTAAAGTAATGAATAGTATCATAAAGAGCTAACTCGCATCCTTCGGGCGAAAAGGACTGACAGTGGAAATGAAACGGTGCGGATGTGTTAAGTAATACAGTGATTTGTCGATCACCTGATATATATTGTTAATTCTGTATTGATAAATAGGATGGATCTCGGCGCCGAATTTCAGCTTGAACCGTGTGACCCCTTGAAGTGAATGGAGGGGTGTAATAAGGAAATCAAAATATCTATAGCCTTTGTCCTTTGCCCATCTCATGATCTCCCAGACGAGCAGATCGTTCGGCCTGCTGTTACGGTGCTCGTAGGAAGAAGCATTGCCCCAGTAATAGACCGTGTCCTGATGCGTTAATATTATCGCAACGGCGATCGGGATGTCTCCCTGCACGGCCGAGTATATGTGTGAAAATGAAAATCCGGCAACATGCCTGTAATAATCCAGGGGCAGCGCCTCCTTCCCGCCGAACGCCAGTGTCTGTTTCAAATATTCGTGAAAAAATCCAAGATGCTTAACATTCCCGGGAATGACGCTGACACCACACTTGTTGGCTTTGTTGATGTTGCACCTGACGTTCTTATACGGCAGGGCATTCCACAATTCATCAACACTGGGGGTCAGGTCGAAGATCGGAGTGTTGCAGATGTGCGTGAGATTCGTCTCCTTACAGCGTTCAACCGGGAATCTCGGTGGCAAGGTCACGATCAATGATTTGGCTGGCTTCAGGCCGCCGGCAACATATCGTTCAAGGATACCGTCATTCGAGGGATCGTTTCTCCGCAACAGCGGTCCGCCGTAGACCAGGTCATATTCCATGGAGAAAGAGTGCATTTCCGGGAAGATCATGCCCCGTTTGAATATCAAGGGCATGGCAAATGCGATAGAATCATCAGGCCCATAATCAAACAGACAATAGACCTCTTTACTCAATATCCTCTCGATCCCGAGCAGCCATTCTATCTTGTGGAAGGGTGTCGAATACGCACATTCGTCAACGAATGCGCTAACATCCCGCTGTTCCGCCGGTGTCATTTCGGTTATTCGTTTGAGCGTCATACGAAGTGCCTCAAGGTAAGACGTTTGTTATGCCACCCCCAGCTGAGACCCGATATCAATCCCTGCCATTTTGCGATCACATGACTGAACCGCCCGCGCTTAAGGTAGACAAGTGAGCTTCTGACAATATCGTACCGCAAATGGAACCAGAAATACTTTTTGAAGAAATGAGCAGGTTTGTGAAGTAGAATGACGAGCATTGGATTGCGCGCGTCATAGTACGCTTTGAGCGGTGAATCCTTGCCAAGAGTGACGCTGACCCTGTGCCACAACCTGGCGTGCGGCGTGTAGACGATCTTGTACCCGTACTCTTTTGCCCTTGCCTGCCAGTCAGTCTCTTCTGATTGAAGGAAAAAGAGTGAATTGTAGCCGCCAGTGGCATTATACATGGACCTGCGCACGAGAGTGTACACGTCGTCCGCAAAAACCCTCTCGCACACTTCATCGTATTGCCCCGTGTCAATTTCATTCCTGCCGATATGATCACCGCGCCACCGCACCGGATCAGGCTGCATGCCCACTGTCTGCAATACATTAGGATGGTCGAAAAAATATACCTTGCCGGTTACAAACCCTATCATCTCATCCGACTCCGCGATCTTCACGTACTCTGATATCGCCAACCTGTCGATGACCGTATCGTTATTCATGACCAGACAATAATCCGATCCTCTCAAGTCAAAGGCGTGCTTCAGTCCGGCATTGAAACCGTCCGCGTATCCGAGATTCTTTCCATTCTCGATGATCTCGATATGTGGACCGAATCTATCTTTCAAAAAGGCCGCGCTGCCGTCGGTCGAACCGTTGTCAATGACCACTATTCTGAAGTTCGCGTAGTCGGACTTCAACACCGATTCCACACAATCGACGGTCAGTGATTTACCGTTCCAATTCAGGATCAGAACGTAAACCAGCGGAGGTTTCGCGG is drawn from candidate division WOR-3 bacterium and contains these coding sequences:
- a CDS encoding glycosyltransferase family 2 protein → MRKISKSAKPPLVYVLILNWNGKSLTVDCVESVLKSDYANFRIVVIDNGSTDGSAAFLKDRFGPHIEIIENGKNLGYADGFNAGLKHAFDLRGSDYCLVMNNDTVIDRLAISEYVKIAESDEMIGFVTGKVYFFDHPNVLQTVGMQPDPVRWRGDHIGRNEIDTGQYDEVCERVFADDVYTLVRRSMYNATGGYNSLFFLQSEETDWQARAKEYGYKIVYTPHARLWHRVSVTLGKDSPLKAYYDARNPMLVILLHKPAHFFKKYFWFHLRYDIVRSSLVYLKRGRFSHVIAKWQGLISGLSWGWHNKRLTLRHFV
- a CDS encoding GNAT family N-acetyltransferase; protein product: MTLKRITEMTPAEQRDVSAFVDECAYSTPFHKIEWLLGIERILSKEVYCLFDYGPDDSIAFAMPLIFKRGMIFPEMHSFSMEYDLVYGGPLLRRNDPSNDGILERYVAGGLKPAKSLIVTLPPRFPVERCKETNLTHICNTPIFDLTPSVDELWNALPYKNVRCNINKANKCGVSVIPGNVKHLGFFHEYLKQTLAFGGKEALPLDYYRHVAGFSFSHIYSAVQGDIPIAVAIILTHQDTVYYWGNASSYEHRNSRPNDLLVWEIMRWAKDKGYRYFDFLITPLHSLQGVTRFKLKFGAEIHPIYQYRINNIYQVIDKSLYYLTHPHRFISTVSPFRPKDAS